Proteins encoded within one genomic window of Ideonella dechloratans:
- a CDS encoding CDP-6-deoxy-delta-3,4-glucoseen reductase, with product MSFHVTLQPSGRQYNVDGDETLLTAAIREGIGLPYGCKDGACGSCKCKLIEGQVVMGEHQEKALSAAEQAAGMILTCRATPQTDVVLEARGVAAEGQFPVLKMPGRVLSLERLAEDVMRVKVQLPANQNFQFHAGQYIEFLLRDGARRAYSMANAPHKLGTPPAIELHIRHMPGGKFTDQVFSTLKEKDIVRMEGPFGSFYLREDSDKPIVLLASGTGFAPIKALIERMEAQGLSRPTVLYWGGRRKADLYLTDWLAEATARLPWLRFVPVLSDALPEDGWTGRTGFVHQAVMADLPDLSGHQVYACGAPIVIESAQRDFVAQCGLPEDEFYADSFTSEADKHPNA from the coding sequence ATGAGCTTTCACGTCACCCTCCAGCCTTCGGGCCGCCAGTACAACGTCGACGGCGACGAAACCCTGCTGACCGCCGCCATCCGGGAAGGCATCGGCCTGCCCTATGGTTGCAAGGACGGCGCCTGCGGCTCCTGCAAGTGCAAGCTGATCGAAGGCCAGGTGGTGATGGGCGAGCATCAGGAAAAGGCCCTGAGCGCCGCCGAGCAGGCTGCCGGCATGATCCTGACCTGCCGGGCCACCCCGCAGACGGACGTGGTGCTGGAAGCCCGCGGCGTGGCCGCCGAGGGCCAGTTCCCCGTGCTGAAGATGCCCGGTCGCGTGCTGTCGCTGGAGCGTCTGGCCGAGGATGTGATGCGCGTGAAGGTGCAACTGCCGGCCAACCAGAACTTCCAGTTTCACGCCGGCCAGTACATCGAGTTCCTCCTGCGCGACGGCGCCCGCCGCGCCTACTCCATGGCCAACGCCCCGCACAAGCTGGGCACGCCGCCGGCCATCGAACTGCACATCCGCCACATGCCCGGCGGCAAGTTCACCGACCAGGTCTTCAGCACGCTCAAGGAAAAGGACATCGTGCGCATGGAAGGACCCTTCGGCAGCTTCTACCTGCGCGAGGACAGCGACAAGCCCATCGTGCTGCTGGCCTCGGGCACCGGCTTCGCGCCGATCAAGGCCCTGATCGAACGCATGGAGGCCCAGGGGCTCAGCCGCCCCACCGTGCTGTACTGGGGCGGCCGCCGCAAGGCGGACCTCTACCTGACCGACTGGCTGGCCGAGGCCACCGCCCGCCTGCCCTGGCTGCGCTTCGTGCCGGTGCTCTCCGACGCCCTGCCCGAGGACGGCTGGACCGGCCGCACCGGCTTCGTCCACCAGGCGGTGATGGCCGACCTGCCGGACCTGTCCGGCCACCAGGTCTATGCCTGCGGCGCGCCCATCGTCATCGAGAGTGCCCAGCGCGATTTCGTGGCCCAATGTGGCCTGCCGGAGGACGAGTTCTACGCCGACAGCTTCACCTCCGAAGCCGACAAGCACCCCAACGCCTGA
- a CDS encoding SDR family oxidoreductase yields the protein MSLPARFRRSRLLIVGCGDVGSRLLPRLRHQTVRVLTSSPDRCEALRAAGVTPLVGNLDAPASLRRLAALASRVLMLAPPPGQGAGDPRSRALVRALHQGRAVRRLVYASTTGVYGDAGGAWVDETRACAPQTDRARRRVAAEQTWRAVGRAAGWAVSILRVPGIYAGDREGGPAARVRRGAPVLRPEDDVYTNHIHAEDLARACGLALFRGRPQRVYQVCDDSQRRMGEHFEVVADACDLPRPPRISRAQAVAELSPVQMSFLSESRRLTNGRMKKELRLQLLYPDVLDALKAGR from the coding sequence ATGTCCCTGCCCGCCCGCTTCCGCCGCAGCCGCCTGCTCATCGTGGGCTGCGGCGACGTGGGCAGCCGCCTCTTGCCGCGCTTGCGCCATCAGACGGTGCGGGTGTTGACGTCCTCACCCGACCGTTGCGAAGCCCTGCGCGCGGCCGGGGTGACGCCGCTGGTGGGCAATCTGGACGCGCCCGCCAGCCTGCGGCGGCTGGCTGCGCTGGCCAGCCGGGTGCTGATGCTGGCGCCGCCGCCGGGGCAAGGTGCGGGGGACCCGCGCTCTCGCGCCCTGGTGCGGGCCCTGCACCAGGGCCGGGCGGTGCGGCGCCTGGTCTATGCCAGCACCACCGGGGTGTATGGCGATGCGGGCGGTGCCTGGGTGGACGAGACCCGGGCCTGTGCGCCGCAGACCGACCGGGCGCGGCGCCGTGTGGCGGCCGAGCAGACCTGGCGGGCGGTCGGCCGGGCGGCCGGCTGGGCGGTGAGCATCCTGCGCGTGCCAGGCATCTACGCGGGCGACCGCGAGGGCGGGCCAGCGGCGCGGGTGCGCCGCGGCGCACCGGTGCTGCGGCCCGAGGACGACGTCTACACCAACCACATCCATGCCGAGGATCTGGCCCGGGCCTGCGGGCTGGCCCTGTTCCGGGGTCGGCCGCAGCGCGTCTATCAGGTCTGCGACGACAGCCAGCGCCGCATGGGCGAGCACTTCGAGGTGGTGGCCGATGCCTGCGACCTGCCGCGGCCGCCGCGCATCAGCCGCGCCCAGGCCGTGGCCGAGCTGTCGCCGGTGCAGATGAGCTTCCTGAGCGAATCACGCCGCCTGACGAACGGCCGAATGAAAAAGGAGCTGCGATTGCAGCTCCTCTATCCGGATGTCCTGGACGCCCTGAAGGCGGGTCGCTGA
- a CDS encoding sulfurtransferase TusA family protein, with translation MQADKELDTSGLNCPLPILKAKKALAELNSGQLLKVIATDPSSSRDFQAFARQTGHELVAQESQGDKLVHWLRRR, from the coding sequence ATGCAAGCCGACAAGGAACTCGACACGAGCGGACTCAACTGCCCGCTGCCCATCTTGAAGGCCAAGAAGGCCCTGGCCGAACTCAACAGCGGCCAGTTGCTCAAGGTGATCGCGACCGATCCCAGCTCGTCGCGGGATTTCCAGGCCTTTGCCCGCCAGACCGGGCACGAACTGGTGGCGCAGGAGTCGCAGGGCGACAAGCTGGTCCACTGGTTGCGCCGCCGCTGA
- a CDS encoding NUDIX hydrolase yields MNELPQYRFCPQCAQPLGWISALEDGGEKQRLRCAACGFTHWNNPTPVLAAVVECTDQDGRLLLARNAAWSGDMFALITGFMEAGESPQEGIAREVKEETNLDVSAVSLIGVYDFQRLNQVIIAFHVQAHGQVQLSPELVEYRLFAPGEVICWPGGTGLALAQWLRERGHEVTLRDWTSRT; encoded by the coding sequence ATGAACGAACTCCCGCAGTACCGCTTCTGCCCGCAGTGCGCCCAGCCCCTGGGCTGGATTTCGGCGCTGGAGGATGGCGGCGAGAAGCAGCGCCTGCGCTGCGCCGCCTGTGGTTTCACCCACTGGAACAACCCCACGCCGGTGCTGGCGGCGGTGGTGGAGTGCACCGACCAGGACGGACGGCTGCTGCTGGCGCGCAATGCCGCCTGGTCGGGCGACATGTTCGCGCTGATCACCGGCTTCATGGAGGCCGGCGAGAGCCCGCAGGAGGGCATCGCCCGCGAGGTCAAGGAAGAGACCAACCTGGATGTCAGCGCCGTGTCGCTGATCGGGGTCTACGACTTCCAGCGCCTCAACCAGGTGATCATCGCCTTCCATGTGCAGGCGCACGGACAGGTGCAGCTCTCGCCCGAGTTGGTGGAGTACCGTCTCTTCGCGCCGGGCGAGGTCATCTGCTGGCCCGGAGGCACCGGGCTGGCCCTGGCCCAGTGGCTGCGCGAACGCGGCCACGAAGTCACGCTGCGCGACTGGACCAGCCGCACTTGA
- a CDS encoding rhomboid family intramembrane serine protease, producing MPPMPPMTKALLLICTAVFCAQALLGGYLPLTAWLALWPLGSGNFMPWQLITYAFLHADIGHIFFNMLGLWMFGSELERLWGGKRFLQFMAAGVLSAAACQLIISPLFGSFAPTIGISGGLFALLLAYGMLFPDRTIMPLFPPIPMKARTFVLVFGLIELGMGVAGMMGVAHFAHLGGMLGGWLMIRYWRGQPPFPRRRRW from the coding sequence ATGCCCCCCATGCCCCCGATGACCAAGGCGCTGTTGCTGATCTGCACGGCGGTGTTCTGCGCACAAGCCCTGTTGGGCGGCTACCTGCCGCTGACCGCTTGGCTGGCGCTCTGGCCGCTGGGCTCGGGCAACTTCATGCCCTGGCAGCTGATCACCTATGCCTTCCTGCATGCGGACATCGGCCACATCTTCTTCAACATGCTGGGCCTGTGGATGTTCGGCAGCGAGCTGGAGCGGCTGTGGGGCGGCAAGCGCTTCCTGCAGTTCATGGCGGCCGGCGTGCTGTCCGCCGCGGCCTGCCAACTGATCATCTCGCCGCTGTTCGGCTCCTTCGCGCCCACCATCGGCATCTCGGGCGGCCTGTTCGCCCTGCTGCTGGCCTACGGCATGCTGTTCCCGGACCGGACCATCATGCCGCTGTTCCCGCCCATCCCGATGAAGGCGCGCACCTTCGTGCTGGTCTTCGGCCTGATCGAACTGGGCATGGGCGTGGCCGGCATGATGGGCGTGGCCCACTTCGCCCACCTGGGCGGCATGCTCGGCGGTTGGCTGATGATCCGCTACTGGCGCGGCCAGCCCCCGTTCCCGCGCCGTCGGCGCTGGTGA
- the cysM gene encoding cysteine synthase CysM — protein sequence MPHYKTLEEAIGHTPLVRLQRLPGDEISGRGNVILGKLEGNNPAGSVKDRPAINMIRQAELRGEVKPGDTLIEATSGNTGIALAMAAAIKGYRMVLIMPEDLSIERAQTMKAFGAELILTPKSGGMELARDLAEQMQRDGKGRVLDQFGNPDNPAAHYDSTGPEIWTDTAGQVTHFVSAMGTTGTITGVSRYLKEKNPAVRIIGAQPSEGSRIPGIRKWPEAYLPKIYDPSQVDELVSVSQADAEDMARRLAAEEGLFAGISAAGACWVALQIARTVENATIVFVVCDRGDRYLSTGVFPA from the coding sequence ATGCCGCACTACAAGACCCTTGAGGAAGCCATTGGCCACACGCCGCTGGTCCGTCTGCAACGCCTGCCCGGAGACGAGATCTCCGGCCGCGGCAACGTGATCCTGGGCAAGCTCGAAGGCAACAACCCCGCGGGCTCGGTGAAGGACCGACCGGCCATCAACATGATCCGCCAGGCCGAGCTGCGTGGCGAGGTCAAGCCCGGCGACACGCTGATCGAGGCCACCTCGGGCAACACCGGCATCGCGCTGGCCATGGCCGCGGCCATCAAGGGTTACCGCATGGTGCTGATCATGCCGGAGGACCTGTCCATCGAGCGGGCCCAGACCATGAAGGCCTTCGGTGCCGAGCTGATCCTGACGCCCAAGTCCGGTGGCATGGAGCTGGCCCGTGACCTGGCCGAGCAGATGCAGCGCGACGGCAAGGGCCGGGTGCTGGACCAGTTCGGCAACCCGGACAACCCGGCCGCCCACTACGACAGCACCGGACCGGAGATCTGGACCGACACCGCCGGCCAGGTGACCCATTTCGTCAGCGCCATGGGCACCACCGGCACCATCACCGGGGTGTCGCGCTACCTGAAGGAGAAGAACCCGGCCGTGCGCATCATCGGCGCCCAGCCCTCCGAGGGCTCGCGCATCCCGGGCATCCGCAAGTGGCCCGAGGCTTACCTGCCCAAGATCTACGACCCGTCCCAGGTGGACGAACTGGTCTCGGTCAGCCAGGCCGACGCCGAGGACATGGCCCGCCGCCTGGCCGCCGAAGAGGGGCTGTTTGCCGGTATCTCGGCGGCCGGTGCCTGCTGGGTGGCGCTGCAGATTGCCCGCACGGTGGAGAACGCCACCATCGTCTTCGTCGTCTGCGACCGGGGCGACCGCTACCTGTCCACCGGGGTGTTCCCCGCCTGA